From Channa argus isolate prfri chromosome 18, Channa argus male v1.0, whole genome shotgun sequence, the proteins below share one genomic window:
- the ccdc80l2 gene encoding coiled-coil domain-containing protein 80 translates to MFCFCTSRFYLLFAVLWSLSYLSVLTAWPGITLNKPKYELDPNVKDWGDYSDIPPGIEQGLGLDKDGEHGGSRGVLESSFSLDPEMDFLADFAGKKRLWVITAPSHNDHYLQMMEKQLEDTEQKGLNCRLAERDTFIITIIQNAMMEGRIQKTTFQGDATVENLDPDTVTKLLHYLELTSQEQQFTMVVLKKNLRVSERFPYPVRVEAVLEIIDQFPMRKLEKMTRKGSNLRCTTTKRKVLMKRKMIKKRVLSPQSRGNVTSLEALRRPSQNKKSALKTKVQEILSGRSRFVIRKQPTVGSMGATEGGGRATSNGQVKDKVFRPPSVSRRNGEVKTHRPDAVEDGRKGHGGGNSKDKKEQNVKENTEEKQTSKKKGKGKKGKKRKGRGKKSNKDSSDTDLTALKELIDSLKGKRRLMLISAPSKEAALYIQQKEEEEKHHCDLAIRKITVATIVGEGSGATLRVQHHQLESEPPRIELSDQGSNSGLISLLRSELRLSSSDLFSMTITDYDIKPNRVFEAPPSSPALLEYIDNFPSRRSEIEREKKSPPVCSKHTQEHGPENSLLRFMSKRRLLLISAPSEDDYSFQQQLSALSGQECHLGIRHFAMLKLTGTGDIASGTVELFPLNGHSRSEVEPLSSDMVNNLREELKISKDYFSMLIVGKDGEVKTWFPSPVWSFDNIYDLVDSMQLRLQEDKLQQRLGIHCPEDRGKGDSETGHYGGYDEDTGEETYMYPRSWNGAGARRREMKMINLYS, encoded by the exons ATGTTCTGTTTCTGTACCTCACGCTTCTATCTGTTGTTTGCTGTCCTGTGGAGCCTCAGCTACCTGAGTGTTCTTACTGCCTGGCCAGGCATCACTCTAAACAAGCCCAAATATGAGTTGGACCCTAATGTGAAAGACTGGGGAGACTATTCCGACATCCCTCCAGGAATTGAACAGGGGCTGGGGTTGGATAAAGACGGAGAGCatggaggaagcagaggagtTTTAGAGTCATCATTCAGCCTGGATCCAGAGATGGATTTCTTAGCTGACTTTGCAG GTAAAAAGCGACTGTGGGTGATAACAGCTCCATCACACAATGATCATTACCTTCAAATGATGGAGAAACAGCTGGAAGACACGGAGCAG AAAGGTCTGAACTGTCGTCTGGCAGAGAGAGACAccttcatcatcaccatcatccaGAATGCCATGATGGAAGGCCGAATCCAGAAAACAACTTTCCAAGGAGATGCAACAGTCGAGAACCTAGACCCTGACACCGTTACCAAATTGCTGCACTACCTGGAGCTTACAAGCCAG GAACAACAGTTTACCATGGTGGTTCTGAAGAAGAACCTTCGGGTCAGTGAACGGTTCCCCTATCCAGTGCGTGTTGAGGCAGTTCTAGAGATCATAGATCAGTTCCCAATGAGGAAGCTGGAGAAGATGACCAGAAAAGGATCCAACCTGAG gtgTACAACCACTAAGAGGAAGGTCTtgatgaaaaggaaaatgataaagaaGAGGGTGCTGAGCCCTCAGAGCCGAGGAAATGTGACTTCTCTGGAAGCATTACGAAGGCCTTCACAGAACAAAAAATCTGCCTTGAAGACTAAGGTCCAAGAAATACTAAGTGGGCGGTCAAGGTTTGTTATCCGTAAGCAGCCTACTGTGGGGTCCATGGGGGCAACGGAGGGGGGTGGTCGAGCCACGTCTAATGGACAGGTGAAAGACAAAGTGTTCAGGCCTCCATCCGTGTCAAGGAGGAATGGAGAAGTGAAGACACACAG GCCTGATGCTGTGGAAGATGGAAGAAAAGGACATGGGGGGGGAAAcagtaaagataaaaaagaGCAGAAcgtaaaggaaaacacagaggaaaaacaaacctcAAAGAAAAAGggcaaaggaaagaaagggaagaaaaggaaaggaagagggaaaaaatcCAACAAAGATTCCAGTGATACAGATTTAACAGCCCTGAAGGAGCTTATAGACAGTTTAAAGGGGAAACGAAGGTTGATG CTGATCTCAGCGCCCAGCAAAGAGGCAGCACTGTACATTcagcagaaagaggaggaagagaagcatCACTGTGACCTCGCTATCAGGAAGATCACTGTGGCCACCATTGTGGGTGAAGGCAGTGGAGCCACACTCAGGGTGCAACACCATCAGCTTG AATCAGAGCCTCCACGCATTGAACTCTCAGATCAAGGgtcaaattcaggcctaatctCCCTGTTGAGATCAGAGCTCAGGCTGTCATCCTCTGACCTCTTTTCCATGACAATCACAGACTACGATATCAAACCCAAT AGAGTCTTTGAGGCTCCGCCATCAAGTCCTGCTCTGTTGGAGTACATTGACAACTTTCCCTCGAGGCGCTCAGAAATAGAAAGGGAAAAGAAGAGTCCTCCTGTCTgctctaaacacacacaagagcATGGACCTGAGAATTCACTACTCAG GTTCATGTCCAAGCGGAGACTGTTGCTCATCTCTGCACCCTCTGAGGATGACTACTCTTTCCAACAGCAACTCTCTGCACTTAGTGGACAGGAGTGTCACCTCG GCATTCGCCACTTTGCCATGTTAAAGCTGACTGGAACAGGAGACATAGCATCAGGAACTGTTGAGCTATTTCCACTCAATG GCCACAGTAGGAGTGAGGTTGAGCCTTTGTCCAGTGACATGGTTAACAATCTGAGAGAAGAGCTAAAGATCAGTAAGGACTATTTCAGCATGCTGATCGTGGGGAAGGATGGTGAAGTCAAGACGTGGTTCCCATCCCCTGTATGGTCCTTCGATAATATCTACGACCTGGTGGACTCCATGCAGCTTCGTCTCCAGGAAGACAAGTTGCAGCAGAGACTGGGGATCCATTGCCCTGAAGACAGAGGAAAAGGAGACAGTGAGACAGGACACTATGGCGGCTATGATGAAGACACAGGGGAAGAGACATACATGTATCCCCGGTCATGGAATGGAGCAGGagcaagaagaagagaaatgaaaatgatcaaTCTGTATTCTTaa